Proteins encoded within one genomic window of Acidiferrobacter thiooxydans:
- the hpnI gene encoding bacteriohopanetetrol glucosamine biosynthesis glycosyltransferase HpnI, translated as MAGWIAIAAPVAAVLGLAVLMAQVWALGTWPAREPAPACLPPISVLKPLYREGAGLYECLRSFCCQDYPAYEIVFGVHDAKDPAIAVVHRLQAEFPERALTLVIDPTRRGGNAKIDNLMNLMVGVHHDILVLADADIRVGPDYLRRLAGPVQDARVGIVTCLYRGLPAPGRWSRLGALFIQDWFVPQVLLAHALGSADFAFGATIALRRPVLAACGGFEALGSQLADDYALGARTRALGWRTVLSSYCVDTVVCEPRLRDLAAHQLRWLRTIRLINPWGYAFSGITFGLPLAMIAAVITGQAWVWGLAFLALIVRLVLHSRACRRLQAPRRFGLVPLADVLLCGLWALGLVGRKVRWRGTILAVGHDGGIKANRE; from the coding sequence ATGGCCGGCTGGATCGCGATCGCGGCGCCGGTCGCCGCAGTCCTCGGGCTTGCGGTCTTGATGGCGCAGGTGTGGGCCTTGGGGACATGGCCGGCACGCGAGCCTGCGCCCGCGTGCCTGCCGCCGATCTCGGTCTTGAAGCCCTTGTATCGCGAGGGTGCAGGCCTCTATGAGTGTCTGCGATCGTTCTGCTGCCAGGACTACCCGGCCTATGAGATCGTGTTCGGGGTGCATGATGCTAAGGATCCGGCGATCGCGGTCGTGCACCGCCTGCAGGCGGAGTTTCCGGAGCGCGCCTTAACGCTTGTCATCGACCCCACGCGGCGTGGTGGCAATGCCAAGATCGATAACCTGATGAATCTGATGGTGGGGGTGCATCACGACATCCTGGTGCTCGCGGATGCCGATATCCGCGTGGGCCCGGACTACCTGCGCCGCCTCGCCGGTCCGGTCCAGGACGCGCGCGTCGGTATCGTGACTTGCCTGTACCGGGGGTTGCCAGCACCTGGGCGGTGGTCACGTCTTGGCGCGCTTTTCATTCAGGATTGGTTCGTACCCCAGGTGTTGTTGGCCCATGCCTTGGGATCTGCGGATTTCGCATTCGGGGCTACGATCGCGCTGCGCCGGCCGGTGTTGGCGGCGTGCGGTGGATTCGAGGCCTTGGGTTCACAGCTTGCCGATGACTATGCGCTCGGGGCCCGTACTCGGGCGCTCGGCTGGCGCACGGTATTGTCGTCCTATTGCGTCGACACCGTGGTCTGCGAACCGCGCCTGCGTGATCTCGCTGCCCACCAGCTGCGTTGGTTGCGCACCATCCGCCTCATCAACCCGTGGGGCTATGCCTTTTCGGGTATCACCTTCGGTCTGCCGTTGGCGATGATCGCGGCCGTGATCACCGGGCAGGCCTGGGTATGGGGTCTTGCGTTTCTGGCCTTGATCGTACGCCTCGTGCTACATTCACGCGCTTGCAGGCGCCTGCAAGCGCCCCGGCGCTTCGGGCTCGTTCCCCTGGCGGATGTCTTGCTTTGCGGGCTGTGGGCCCTCGGGCTCGTGGGGCGCAAGGTCAGGTGGCGTGGCACGATCCTGGCTGTGGGTCACGATGGGGGCATTAAAGCGAATCGGGAGTAA